In one Prochlorococcus marinus XMU1404 genomic region, the following are encoded:
- the thiC gene encoding phosphomethylpyrimidine synthase ThiC: MRSSWIKPRIGKDNVTQMNFARNGHITEEMDFVAKKENLPASLIMEEVARGRLIIPANINHLNLEPMSIGIASRCKVNANIGASPNASDINEEVEKLKLAVKYGADTVMDLSTGGVNLDEVRQAIINESPVPIGTVPVYQALESVHGSIDRLTEDDFLHIIEKHCQQGVDYQTIHAGLLIEHLPKVKGRITGIVSRGGGILAQWMLHHFKQNPLYTRFDDICEIFKKYDCTFSLGDSLRPGCLHDASDDAQLAELKTLGELTRRAWAHNVQVMVEGPGHVPMDQIEFNVRKQMEECSEAPFYVLGPLVTDISPGYDHISSAIGAAMAGWYGTSMLCYVTPKEHLGLPNAEDVREGLIAYKIAAHAADIARHRAGARDRDDELSHARYNFDWNKQFELSLDPERAKQYHDETLPEEIFKKAEFCSMCGPKHCPMNSKISDESLDQLKDKLEGCNTSV; encoded by the coding sequence ATGAGAAGTTCATGGATTAAGCCTCGCATTGGGAAAGACAATGTTACCCAGATGAATTTTGCAAGAAATGGTCATATTACTGAAGAAATGGATTTTGTTGCAAAAAAAGAAAATCTACCTGCTTCATTAATCATGGAAGAGGTGGCTAGAGGAAGATTAATAATTCCAGCAAATATCAATCATTTGAATCTTGAGCCAATGTCTATAGGAATTGCTTCTAGATGTAAAGTAAATGCAAATATTGGTGCTTCTCCTAATGCTAGTGATATCAATGAGGAAGTAGAGAAGCTTAAGTTAGCCGTCAAATATGGTGCTGATACTGTCATGGATCTCTCTACTGGGGGAGTAAATTTAGATGAAGTTAGGCAAGCAATTATTAACGAATCTCCTGTTCCTATCGGAACTGTTCCAGTTTATCAAGCTTTAGAAAGTGTACATGGTTCAATAGATAGACTAACTGAAGACGATTTTCTTCATATTATTGAAAAACATTGTCAGCAGGGAGTCGATTATCAGACTATACATGCTGGATTATTAATAGAGCATTTGCCAAAAGTTAAAGGTAGAATTACTGGAATTGTAAGTAGAGGGGGAGGAATTCTAGCTCAGTGGATGTTGCATCATTTTAAACAAAATCCTCTCTATACGAGGTTTGATGATATTTGTGAGATTTTCAAGAAATATGATTGTACTTTTTCTTTAGGAGATTCCCTTAGGCCTGGATGTTTGCATGATGCTTCTGATGATGCTCAGCTGGCTGAATTGAAGACCTTAGGAGAGCTTACTAGAAGAGCATGGGCTCATAATGTTCAAGTGATGGTTGAGGGCCCTGGACACGTACCTATGGATCAAATTGAATTTAATGTGAGAAAGCAAATGGAGGAATGTTCAGAAGCTCCATTTTATGTGCTTGGCCCATTAGTTACAGATATTTCTCCTGGTTACGACCATATATCTAGTGCCATTGGAGCGGCAATGGCCGGTTGGTATGGAACTTCTATGTTGTGTTATGTAACTCCAAAAGAACATCTAGGTCTTCCAAATGCAGAAGATGTGCGAGAAGGGTTAATTGCTTACAAGATAGCTGCTCATGCTGCTGATATAGCAAGACATCGAGCTGGTGCTCGTGATAGAGATGATGAACTAAGTCATGCAAGGTATAATTTTGATTGGAATAAACAATTCGAACTTTCATTAGATCCCGAAAGGGCAAAGCAGTACCATGATGAGACACTACCTGAAGAAATCTTTAAAAAGGCTGAGTTTTGTTCAATGTGTGGACCTAAACATTGCCCAATGAATTCAAAAATTTCTGATGAATCTCTTGATCAACTAAAAGATAAACTTGAAGGATGTAATACTTCAGTATAG
- a CDS encoding DUF3188 domain-containing protein produces the protein MIINKRFFLSFVAPFMIFVSAIGLVVRNNSKKIFYLPIGLMGISIILEKDVRRKLDRNNILKKIKSYQKVK, from the coding sequence ATGATAATTAATAAAAGATTTTTTTTGTCTTTTGTGGCTCCTTTTATGATCTTTGTATCCGCTATTGGTTTAGTTGTAAGGAACAATTCTAAGAAGATTTTTTATTTGCCTATTGGTTTAATGGGTATTTCAATTATTTTGGAGAAAGATGTAAGGAGAAAGTTGGATAGAAATAATATTTTAAAAAAGATAAAGTCTTATCAAAAAGTCAAATAA
- the tkt gene encoding transketolase — protein sequence MVAASVSLESLCVNSIRMLAVDAVNKSNSGHPGLPMGCAPMGYALWQNILNHNPNNPKWFNRDRFVLSAGHGCMLLYSLLHLTGYKSVSIEDIKEFRQWGSKTPGHPETFETEGVEVTAGPLGAGISNAVGLAIAETHLAAKFNKPDCNIVDHYTYVIMGDGCNQEGIASEACSLAGHLKLGKLIALYDDNQITIDGRTDVSFTEDVLKRYEAYGWHVQHVEDGNHDVKGITEAIEKAKLIKDKPSIIKISTTIGYGSPNKSDTAGIHGAAVGEEEATLTREFLNWEYPPFEIPDEVYEHFRKSISKGENLEKEWDSKFEEYQKKYPSAGSELNRMLKGELPENWDSDLPSYKPDDKGLATRKHSQICLGALGPNLPELIGGSADLTHSNYTDIKGETGSFQPHSPEKRYLHFGVREHAMAAVLNGIAYHNSGLIPYGGTFLVFADYMRGSMRLSALSELGVIYVLTHDSIGVGEDGPTHQPIETIPSLRAMPNMLVFRPGDGNETSGAYKLAIQNRKRPSALCLSRQGMPNQENTSIDKVALGGYIVSDCDGIPDLIFIGTGSELNLCVEASKVLSSLGKKIRVVSMPCVELFEEQEESYKESVLPSSVKKRVVVEAAHSFGWHKYTGFDGICITMDRFGASAPGGECLKNFGFTVENVVNKTKEIL from the coding sequence ATGGTCGCTGCATCTGTTTCATTAGAATCACTTTGTGTAAATAGTATAAGAATGCTTGCTGTAGATGCAGTTAATAAATCTAATAGTGGACATCCTGGATTGCCAATGGGATGTGCTCCTATGGGTTATGCACTATGGCAAAACATACTAAATCACAACCCCAATAATCCAAAATGGTTCAATAGAGACCGTTTTGTATTGTCAGCTGGTCATGGCTGTATGCTGTTGTATTCTTTGCTTCATTTGACAGGATACAAATCAGTTTCTATTGAAGATATTAAAGAATTTAGGCAATGGGGATCAAAAACTCCTGGACATCCAGAAACATTCGAAACTGAAGGTGTTGAAGTTACAGCTGGGCCTCTAGGAGCAGGAATTTCAAATGCAGTTGGTTTAGCAATAGCTGAAACTCACTTAGCAGCTAAATTTAACAAGCCTGATTGTAATATCGTTGATCACTACACTTACGTAATAATGGGTGACGGCTGTAATCAAGAAGGTATCGCATCAGAGGCCTGCTCATTAGCTGGTCATCTTAAGCTTGGAAAATTAATTGCACTCTATGACGATAATCAAATTACTATTGATGGGCGAACCGACGTCTCTTTTACAGAAGATGTTTTAAAAAGATATGAAGCTTATGGATGGCATGTACAACATGTTGAAGATGGAAATCATGATGTTAAAGGAATAACTGAAGCTATCGAAAAAGCAAAGTTAATTAAAGACAAACCTTCAATTATAAAAATTTCCACAACTATAGGTTATGGTTCACCCAATAAATCAGATACTGCTGGAATTCATGGAGCAGCTGTTGGAGAAGAGGAAGCTACGTTAACCAGAGAGTTTCTAAATTGGGAATATCCTCCATTTGAAATACCAGATGAGGTATACGAGCATTTTAGAAAATCGATAAGTAAAGGCGAAAACTTAGAGAAAGAATGGGATTCCAAATTTGAAGAATATCAAAAAAAATATCCCTCTGCAGGATCCGAGTTAAACAGAATGTTAAAAGGCGAATTACCTGAGAATTGGGACTCAGATCTCCCCTCTTATAAACCAGATGATAAAGGGTTGGCCACGAGAAAGCATTCACAAATATGCTTAGGAGCTTTAGGACCTAACCTTCCTGAATTAATTGGTGGATCTGCAGATTTAACTCACTCTAATTACACAGATATCAAGGGGGAAACTGGATCATTCCAGCCTCATAGTCCTGAAAAAAGATATTTACATTTTGGTGTACGAGAACATGCAATGGCTGCTGTACTTAATGGGATTGCATATCACAATAGTGGTCTTATTCCTTATGGTGGAACCTTCCTTGTCTTCGCAGATTATATGAGAGGTTCAATGAGGCTTTCAGCACTCAGCGAATTAGGAGTGATCTATGTATTAACCCATGATTCAATTGGTGTAGGAGAAGACGGCCCAACACATCAACCTATTGAAACTATCCCTTCTCTTCGTGCCATGCCTAACATGCTTGTTTTCAGACCAGGAGACGGAAATGAGACAAGTGGAGCTTATAAGCTTGCTATTCAAAATCGAAAAAGACCTTCTGCACTTTGTTTAAGTAGACAAGGTATGCCGAATCAAGAAAATACTTCGATCGACAAAGTTGCTCTTGGAGGATATATAGTTTCCGATTGCGATGGAATACCAGATCTAATATTTATTGGTACTGGAAGCGAACTGAATCTTTGCGTTGAAGCGAGTAAGGTACTTTCAAGCTTAGGGAAAAAAATTAGAGTTGTTTCTATGCCTTGTGTAGAGCTTTTCGAAGAGCAAGAAGAATCTTATAAAGAAAGTGTTTTACCTAGTAGTGTGAAAAAGAGAGTTGTAGTAGAAGCTGCCCATTCATTTGGTTGGCATAAATATACAGGTTTTGATGGGATTTGTATTACTATGGACAGGTTTGGTGCATCAGCACCAGGTGGAGAATGTTTGAAGAATTTTGGATTTACAGTAGAAAACGTAGTTAATAAGACGAAGGAAATTCTATAA
- a CDS encoding amidohydrolase codes for MNRDQIFKQVDSFNDELINLRRHIHAHPELSGLENQTAILISGYLKNIGWSVTESIGRTGVIADFGPLEKGIIGIRVDMDALPIFEQTKLSFSSKVDGVMHACGHDLHITIGLGIAKIVKDLKLNFGTRIIFQPAEEIASGARWMIKDGATNGLTHILGVHVYPDLPVGTIGIKEGSLTAAAGELKVEIKGKSGHGARPHEGVDAIWVASKVISGIQELITRKLDPLDPVVITFGKINGGNAFNVLAEKVSLIGTVRCTNPKLFKNIGNWLSENISSLANSCGAEVKVLFREITPPVNNDFELNKVLRDSGIKILGQENVIELQKPSLGAEDFAEFLNDIPGAMFRLGVSTSNGCAPLHSSKFDPDERAIAVGIKVITESIVKLNNKLINKFDK; via the coding sequence ATGAATAGAGATCAGATTTTTAAACAAGTTGATTCGTTCAATGACGAATTAATTAATTTAAGAAGACATATTCATGCCCACCCGGAATTAAGTGGGCTTGAAAATCAAACAGCAATTTTAATAAGTGGTTATTTAAAAAATATTGGTTGGTCAGTTACAGAATCCATAGGTAGGACTGGCGTTATAGCTGATTTTGGCCCCTTAGAAAAAGGTATTATAGGCATCAGAGTTGATATGGATGCTTTACCAATATTTGAGCAAACTAAATTAAGTTTTTCTTCAAAAGTAGATGGTGTTATGCACGCGTGTGGTCATGATTTGCATATAACGATTGGGTTGGGAATAGCAAAAATTGTGAAGGATCTAAAACTTAATTTCGGGACTAGGATAATTTTTCAGCCAGCTGAAGAAATTGCTAGTGGAGCTAGATGGATGATTAAGGACGGTGCAACTAATGGTTTAACTCATATTTTAGGCGTTCATGTATACCCCGATTTGCCCGTAGGGACTATTGGAATAAAAGAGGGAAGTTTAACAGCAGCTGCTGGAGAACTCAAAGTAGAGATTAAAGGAAAATCAGGTCATGGTGCTCGACCTCATGAAGGGGTTGATGCTATTTGGGTTGCCTCTAAAGTTATTTCTGGAATTCAAGAATTAATAACAAGGAAGTTAGATCCTTTAGATCCTGTAGTAATAACTTTTGGTAAGATTAATGGTGGTAATGCATTTAATGTTCTTGCTGAAAAGGTTAGTTTAATTGGTACTGTTAGATGCACTAATCCTAAATTATTTAAAAATATTGGTAATTGGCTCAGTGAAAATATCTCCTCTTTAGCTAATAGTTGCGGAGCTGAAGTAAAAGTATTATTTAGAGAAATTACTCCTCCAGTTAATAACGATTTTGAACTTAATAAAGTTCTCAGAGATTCTGGTATTAAGATTTTGGGTCAAGAAAATGTTATAGAACTACAAAAACCATCATTAGGTGCAGAAGATTTCGCAGAGTTCTTGAATGATATTCCTGGAGCTATGTTTAGACTAGGTGTTTCAACTTCGAATGGATGTGCTCCTCTACACAGTTCCAAATTTGATCCAGATGAAAGAGCTATTGCTGTTGGAATTAAAGTGATAACAGAATCCATAGTAAAATTAAACAATAAATTAATTAATAAATTTGATAAATGA